One window from the genome of Saccharomyces mikatae IFO 1815 strain IFO1815 genome assembly, chromosome: 4 encodes:
- the PEX19 gene encoding Pex19p (similar to Saccharomyces cerevisiae PEX19 (YDL065C); ancestral locus Anc_4.250), whose amino-acid sequence MNENEYDNFDDLDDLLDEDPTKLDEAESEDVQADASVSNDSENKEKNAASKNSNGLQVGNGSEEDSDLKEMMADLQNEFTNLMKRSGNENNTKTEDFDKLINALEEATKVPRQGTGSESIKLKNSDINKGAQNGNNPGFKNIVSSTLDRLKENGNKVDTSLAEETKESQRSSQSNNIDDILSQLLDQMVASGGNENGDDQFDLKDGEMDDAITKILDQMTSKEVLYEPMKEMRSEFGTWFQENGENEEHKGKIDVYKRQFSIVNEIVDIYELNDYDEAKHKGRVTELLDELEQLGDSPIRSANNLLKTGNEEDDLMKMLEVDGDDSNLGNLDKELTDGCKQQ is encoded by the coding sequence atgaatgaaaacGAGTACGAcaattttgatgatttggATGACCTTTTAGATGAGGACCCCACCAAACTAGATGAAGCAGAGTCCGAAGACGTACAAGCAGATGCATCTGTGAGTAACGATAGTGAAAACAAGGAGAAAAATGCCGCAAGTAAGAACAGTAATGGTTTACAGGTAGGGAATGGGTCTGAAGAGGATTCAgacttgaaagaaatgatggCGGATCTACAAAATGAGTTTACTAATTTGATGAAACGTAGTGGTAATGAGAATAATACCAAAACAGAAGACTTTGATAAATTGATAAATGCTTTAGAGGAGGCAACTAAAGTTCCTCGACAAGGCACTGGCTCAGAATCTATTAAATTAAAAAACAGCGATATCAATAAAGGGGCTCAAAATGGTAACAATCCaggattcaaaaatattgttTCTAGTACGTTGGATAGGCTAAAGGAAAATGGTAATAAAGTTGATACATCATTAGCGGAAGAAACAAAGGAATCTCAACGCAGTAGTCAAAgcaataatattgatgatataCTATCACAGTTATTAGATCAAATGGTAGCCTCCGgaggaaatgaaaatggagATGATCAATTTGACCTAAAAGATGGGGAAATGGATGACGCGATAACGAAGATACTTGATCAGATGACGTCCAAAGAAGTTTTATATGAACCAATGAAAGAGATGCGTAGTGAGTTTGGTACATGGTTCCAAGAAAACggtgaaaatgaagagcaTAAGGGAAAGATAGACGTCTACAAAAGACAATTTAGTATAGTGAACGAAATTGTAGACATTTATGAACTGAACGATTATGACGAGGCGAAGCATAAAGGTCGTGTTACTGAACTTCTAGACGAACTAGAACAGCTAGGTGATAGCCCCATTAGAAGTGCAAATAACCTCTTAAAAACCGGgaatgaagaagacgatCTCATGAAAATGTTGGAAgttgatggtgatgattcTAACTTGGGTAACCTCGACAAAGAATTAACCGATGGTTGCAAACAACAATGA
- the UBC9 gene encoding E2 SUMO-conjugating protein UBC9 (similar to Saccharomyces cerevisiae UBC9 (YDL064W); ancestral locus Anc_4.249), with translation MSSLCLQRLQEERKKWRKDHPFGFYAKPVKKSDGSMDLQKWEAGIPGKEGTNWAGGVYPISVEYPNEYPSKPPKVKFPAGFYHPNVYPSGTICLSILNEDQDWRPAITLKQIVLGVQDLLDSPNPNSPAQEPAWRSFSRNKTEYDKKVLLQAKQYSK, from the exons ATGAGTAGTTTGTGTCTACAGCGTCTTCAGGAAGAAAG gaaaaaatggagaaaAGATCATCCGTTTGGATTTTATGCTAAACCAGTCAAGAAATCTGATGGATCTATGGATTTACAAAAGTGGGAAGCTGGTATCccaggaaaagaaggaacgaaCTGGGCGGGTGGTGTATACCCAATTTCAGTTGAGTATCCGAACGAATATCCATCGAAACCTCCAAAAGTTAAATTTCCAGCTGGATTTTATCATCCAAACGTGTATCCGAGCGGCACAATCTGTTTAAGTATTCTGAATGAAGATCAAGATTGGAGGCCCGCCATCACGTTGAAACAAATTGTTCTTGGGGTTCAGGATCTTTTAGACTCTCCAAATCCAAATTCCCCTGCCCAAGAACCTGCATGGAgatcattttcaagaaataagaCGGAATATGACAAGAAAGTTTTGCTTCAAGCTAAACAGTACTCTAAATAA
- the SYO1 gene encoding Syo1p (similar to Saccharomyces cerevisiae YDL063C; ancestral locus Anc_4.248): MGRSKKRSRASSSRLNPLRKAGSNNNDKDSNVVTKKLQPLLHSLSSVVPNDRSIALSSISVLCEDAHMRQLLLKEKLVPIILTRLLSDSNSDIVVESFGLLRNLSLEEGYDVSIHLWRSDIWTSISSNFAKIIDSLSALQAAEQQSKSKPIGNAKVESKRLLFDFVDNLLSLVVALSNGSDDILNEILKEDKTNEIFQVILQLLKYGVEKLPINLFNTILDLVYDLSSESFEFIEHVSNNTYILQFLNELSPDLHPQANELTRVLVEGIHCQFLDMNITYDQCNRIIHSVCHSINNIDPVKLMNDINDPVEITPATDKDESSKVIDKIKDYNAKRNESMMKLQSIEIAIDLITAVTEIVASKYELSESHEATIPDELINTLTNFLPHVFMILKDTFTSRILIGWNNLIWLFVSLSLTDLSEELLTTLWTYVTQLDSQDDLSIKIGRMGCIWAILKLISSNEAIDSNNQALINIQMMNNLEFVKGITGEFQNSDDLELKQKCINVLSTYAMIQGQIEVNKEIGQFFVHTLIQSDVQPEVLVEMTNSLFQIYGDASYDYNEPIFVRGGFLPILKEQVLPNLRQQFKMVDKNKNPELKETCHDCLTTLDSFIHYKINENPASP; this comes from the coding sequence GTCCTTTGCGAAGATGCACATATGAGACAATTGCtactgaaagaaaaattagtTCCAATTATCTTGACTAGGCTATTGAGCGATTCTAATTCGGACATTGTTGTCGAGTCATTTGGCTTACTAAGAAATCTGTCTCTGGAAGAAGGGTACGACGTATCGATCCATCTTTGGAGGTCTGATATCTGGACAAGTATATCTAGCAATTTTGCAAAGATTATTGACTCTTTATCCGCTTTACAAGCGGCAGAACAACAATCCAAGTCAAAACCCATCGGTAATGCCAAAGTAGAATCTAAAAGGCtattatttgattttgtgGATAACTTATTATCTCTGGTAGTAGCTCTATCTAATGGGTCTGACGATATCCTCAATGAGAtattaaaagaagataaaacaaatgaaatatTCCAAGTCATTCTGCAATTACTAAAATATGGTGTCGAAAAGTTGCCAATTAACCTATTTAATACTATCCTCGATTTGGTTTATGACTTGAGTTCCGAATCATTCGAGTTCATTGAGCACGTATCTAACAATACGTACATATTACAATTCTTAAATGAACTATCTCCAGATTTACATCCACAAGCTAACGAATTAACAAGGGTTCTTGTTGAAGGTATCCATTGTCAGTTTCTAGATATGAATATAACATATGATCAGTGTAACAGGATTATTCACTCTGTATGTCATTCCATTAATAACATTGATCCAGTAAAATTAATGAATGACATTAATGACCCGGTAGAGATTACACCCGCCACCGATAAAGATGAAAGCAGTAAAGTCATAGATAAAATTAAAGATTACAATGCTAAACGTAACGAATCCATGATGAAATTGCAAAGCATTGAAATAGCAATCGACCTTATTACAGCTGTCACTGAAATAGTTGCGTCCAAATATGAATTGTCAGAATCGCATGAAGCAACGATTCCAGACGAGCTAATTAATACGTTAACAAATTTCTTACCCCATGTTtttatgattttgaaagataCTTTCACGTCGCGAATATTGATCGGATGGAATAATCTGATTTGGTTGTTTGTTTCACTGTCTCTAACAGATTTATCCGAAGAGTTGTTAACCACTTTGTGGACATATGTTACGCAGTTGGATAGTCAAGATGATTTGAGTATCAAAATAGGAAGAATGGGTTGTATTTGGGCAATTTTGAAACTCATATCCTCGAATGAGGCAATTGATAGTAACAACCAAGCATTGATTAACATACAAATGATGAATAATTTAGAGTTTGTGAAAGGAATTACTGGTGAATTCCAAAATAGCGACGATTTAGAACTAAAACAGAAATGCATTAATGTGTTAAGCACATATGCTATGATACAAGGGCAAATAGAAGTAAATAAGGAAATTGGACAGTTTTTCGTGCACACTTTAATTCAGTCAGATGTGCAGCCGGAGGTCTTGGTAGAAATGACAAATTCGCTTTTCCAAATATATGGTGATGCGTCTTACGATTATAATGAACCGATATTCGTAAGAGGTGGATTTTTACCTATTTTGAAGGAGCAGGTGCTACCAAATTTGAGGCAGCAATTCAAAATGgttgataaaaacaaaaatccTGAACTAAAAGAAACGTGCCATGATTGTCTTACCACGTTGGATAGTTTTATTCACTATAAGATCAATGAAAATCCCGCTAGTCCGTAA